A single Pagrus major chromosome 19, Pma_NU_1.0 DNA region contains:
- the gad2 gene encoding glutamate decarboxylase 2, which produces MASQGFWSLGGDNAGANTGSQSPSTPRAWCQAAAQKFSGGIGSKLCALLNVGEVEKPADPAAKQPPQTEAAGTCGCNKSCNCTKGAVVFSDLYSTDLLPAMDGDTKTMTFLQEVVDILMAYIVESFDRETKVIDFHYPNELLQMNNWELQDEPATLDDILISCRATLKYAIKTAHPRYFNQLSTGLDMVGLAADWLTSTANTNMFTYEVAPVFVLLEYVTLKKMREIIGWADGRGDGIFSPGGAISNMYAMLLARFKMFPEVKEKGMSSVPRLVAFTSEHSHFSIKKGAAALGIGTESVICIKVDESGKMIPADLERRIVEAKQKGFVPFFVSATAGTTVYGAFDPLIAISDVCKKYNIWMHVDGAWGGSLLMSRRHRWKLDGVERANSVTWNPHKMMSVPLQCSALLVREEGLMQNCNQMHACYLFQQDKHYDLSYDTGDKALQCGRHVDIFKLWLMWRAKGTIGFEAQIDKCLELSEYLYNKIKDREGYEMVFDGKPQHTNVCFWYLPPGIRYMEDKEERKKHLHKVAPVIKARMMEYGTTMVSYQPQGDKVNFFRMVISNPAATFEDIDFLIEEIERLGQDL; this is translated from the exons ATGGCATCACAGGGTTTCTGGTCTCTTGGCGGAGATAATGCGGGGGCCAACACCGGGAGTCAGAGCCCCAGTACGC CCAGGGCTTGGTGCCAAGCGGCGGCCCAGAAATTCTCCGGAGGAATTGGATCGAAATTATGTG CGCTGCTCAATGTCGGGGAAGTGGAGAAACCCGCCGATCCGGCCGCCAAGCAGCCGCCACAGACGGAAGCTGCAGGCACCTGCGGCTGCAACAAATCCTGCAACTGCACCAAAGGAGCTGTGGTCTTCTCCGACCTCTATTCAACAG ACCTGTTACCCGCCATGGACGGCGACACCAAAACAATGACCTTCCTGCAGGAAGTTGTGGATATTTTAATGGCCTACATCGTGGAGTCTTTCGACCGGGAAACGAAAGTTATTGATTTTCATTATCCAAACGAGCTGCTTCAGATGAACAACTGGGAGCTGCAGGACGAACCGGCCACCCTGGATGATATCTTGATCAGCTGTCGTGCGACGCTCAAGTACGCCATCAAGACAG CCCACCCCAGGTACTTCAATCAGCTCTCGACAGGATTAGACATGGTCGGACTGGCAGCCGATTGGCTAACATCCACTGCCAACACCAATAT GTTCACCTATGAGGTGGCTCCTGTCTTCGTGCTGCTGGAATACGTCACTCTGAAGAAGATGAGGGAGATCATTGGCTGGGCAGACGGGCGAGGAGATGGCATTTTCTCTCCCG GTGGTGCTATTTCTAACATGTATGCCATGCTGCTGGCCCGCTTCAAGATGTTCCCTGAAGTGAAGGAGAAAGGAATGTCATCTGTTCCCAGACTGGTGGCCTTCACATCGGAACAT agccatttttcaatcaaaaaaggtGCAGCAGCTCTGGGTATCGGGACAGAGAGTGTGATCTGCATCAAAGTAGATGAAAG TGGTAAAATGATTCCAGCTGACCTTGAGAGGAGAATAGTGGAGGCCAAACAGAAG GGTTTCGTACCTTTCTTTGTCAGTGCCACAGCAGGAACAACAGTGTACGGAGCCTTTGACCCTCTCATCGCCATTTCTGACGTCTGCAAAAAGTACAACATCTGGATGCATGTGGAT ggTGCTTGGGGAGGAAGTCTCCTCATGTCCAGGAGACACAGATGGAAGCTGGACGGAGTTGAGAG GGCCAACTCGGTAACATGGAACCCACACAAGATGATGTCGGTCCCTCTGCAGTGTTCAGCCCTGCTGGTCAGAGAGGAG GGTCTGATGCAGAACTGCAACCAGATGCACGCCTGCTACCTGTTCCAGCAGGACAAACACTACGACCTTTCCTACGACACTGGAGACAAAGCTCTGCAGTGTGGACGCCACGTGGACATCTTCAAGCTGTGGCTCATGTGGAGAGCCAAG GGCACCATTGGGTTCGAGGCTCAGATTGACAAGTGCTTGGAGCTATCAGAGTACCTCTACAACAAGATCAAAGACCGAGAAGGATACGAGATGGTCTTTGACGGCAAA CCTCAGCACACCAATGTCTGCTTCTGGTACCTCCCCCCTGGGATCCGCTACATGGAGgacaaagaggagagaaagaaacacttGCACAAG GTGGCTCCAGTGATAAAGGCCAGGATGATGGAGTACGGCACAACCATGGTCAGCTACCAACCACAGGGAGACAAGGTCAACTTTTTCCGCATGGTGATCTCAAACCCGGCTGCTACCTTCGAGGACATCGACTTTCTTATCGAGGAGATTGAACGGCTCGGCCAGGATCTATAA